A genomic region of Halogeometricum rufum contains the following coding sequences:
- a CDS encoding FGGY family carbohydrate kinase: QQAALFGQTCFDAGDAKNTYGTGSFMLMNTGGEAVTSEHGLLTTVGFQRSGEPVQYALEGAIFITGAAIEWLEEVDLIEDAADTEAMARSVDSTDGVYFVPAFTGLGAPHWNQRARGTIVGMTRGTEREHLVRATLESIAFQTRDVAEAMEEDSGIDLSTLRVDGGAVKNNFLCQLQANIVGTDIVRPVVDETTALGSAYAAGLAVGYWETVDELRDNWQVDREFPPEDDAENVEKRYGRWQEAVERSLDWAQEGGD, encoded by the coding sequence CCAGCAGGCCGCCCTCTTCGGCCAGACCTGCTTCGACGCCGGCGACGCCAAGAACACCTACGGCACCGGCTCGTTCATGCTCATGAACACCGGCGGCGAAGCGGTCACGAGCGAACACGGGCTGCTGACGACGGTGGGGTTCCAGCGCTCGGGCGAACCCGTCCAGTACGCTCTCGAAGGCGCCATCTTCATCACCGGCGCCGCAATCGAGTGGCTCGAAGAGGTCGACCTCATCGAGGACGCGGCGGACACGGAGGCGATGGCCCGGTCGGTCGACTCGACGGACGGCGTCTACTTCGTCCCCGCGTTCACCGGACTCGGCGCGCCGCACTGGAATCAGCGCGCCCGCGGCACCATCGTCGGCATGACCCGCGGGACCGAACGCGAGCACCTCGTCCGGGCGACCTTAGAGTCCATCGCGTTCCAGACCCGCGACGTCGCCGAGGCGATGGAGGAGGACTCCGGCATCGACCTCTCGACGCTCCGCGTCGACGGCGGCGCGGTGAAGAACAACTTCCTCTGCCAACTCCAGGCCAACATCGTCGGCACCGACATCGTCCGGCCCGTCGTCGACGAGACGACGGCGCTCGGTTCCGCCTACGCCGCCGGTCTGGCCGTCGGCTACTGGGAGACCGTCGACGAACTCCGCGACAACTGGCAGGTCGACCGCGAGTTCCCCCCCGAGGACGACGCCGAGAACGTCGAGAAGCGGTACGGGCGGTGGCAGGAGGCGGTGGAACGTTCGCTGGACTGGGCACAGGAGGGTGGTGACTGA
- the dhaM gene encoding dihydroxyacetone kinase phosphoryl donor subunit DhaM, with protein MIGLVVVSHSDKAAEGICDIAAQMGGGNARIEAAGGDGDGGVGTNANRIEEALEAADDGDGVVVLVDLGSAVMNTELAMEMTDTEAVIADAPILEGALEAAVESTSSKATLDSVVESAEGAREYRKLN; from the coding sequence ATGATCGGGCTGGTCGTCGTCTCGCACAGCGACAAGGCGGCCGAGGGCATCTGCGACATCGCCGCGCAGATGGGCGGCGGGAACGCGCGAATCGAGGCCGCGGGCGGCGACGGCGACGGCGGCGTCGGCACCAACGCCAACCGAATCGAGGAGGCCCTCGAGGCGGCGGACGACGGCGACGGCGTCGTCGTCCTCGTGGACCTCGGGAGCGCCGTCATGAACACCGAACTCGCCATGGAGATGACGGACACGGAGGCGGTCATCGCCGACGCCCCCATCCTCGAAGGAGCGCTCGAAGCCGCCGTCGAGTCCACCTCCTCGAAGGCGACGCTCGACTCCGTGGTCGAGTCGGCCGAGGGCGCACGCGAGTACCGCAAGCTGAACTGA
- the dhaL gene encoding dihydroxyacetone kinase subunit DhaL, with product MADESVQREALITAIENVAARIEDEKSHLTDLDSAIGDADHGNNMYRGFSAVAEKTDEFEEMSPAEVVKTVGTTIIGNVGGAAGPLYGGSLMTASQELEGGITTETSVAFAEAYLDKVQDRGDAPIGAKTMVDALVPAVHTYKKSIEHDDLPPLTAFAKAVEGARRGVAFTVPIKATKGRASFLGWRSVGHQDPGATSTLFIMEEILATAEEYLEGETDVAPAAESVPDEDPEEAQ from the coding sequence ATGGCCGACGAATCCGTCCAGCGTGAGGCACTCATCACAGCCATCGAGAACGTGGCGGCGCGCATCGAAGACGAGAAGTCGCATCTGACCGACCTCGACTCGGCTATCGGCGACGCCGACCACGGGAACAACATGTACCGCGGGTTCAGCGCCGTCGCCGAGAAGACCGACGAGTTCGAGGAGATGTCGCCCGCCGAGGTGGTGAAGACGGTGGGGACCACCATCATCGGCAACGTCGGCGGCGCGGCGGGCCCCCTCTACGGCGGGTCGCTCATGACCGCGAGTCAGGAACTGGAGGGAGGAATCACGACGGAGACGTCCGTCGCGTTCGCCGAGGCGTACCTCGACAAGGTGCAGGACAGGGGTGACGCGCCGATCGGCGCGAAGACCATGGTGGACGCACTGGTGCCCGCGGTCCACACGTACAAGAAGTCCATCGAACACGACGACCTGCCGCCGTTGACGGCGTTCGCCAAGGCCGTCGAGGGGGCCAGACGCGGCGTCGCGTTCACCGTCCCGATAAAGGCGACGAAGGGGCGCGCCTCGTTCCTCGGGTGGCGGTCGGTCGGCCACCAGGACCCCGGCGCGACCAGCACGCTGTTCATCATGGAGGAGATTCTGGCGACGGCCGAGGAGTATCTGGAGGGCGAGACGGACGTGGCGCCGGCGGCCGAGTCGGTCCCGGACGAGGACCCCGAGGAGGCCCAATGA
- the dhaK gene encoding dihydroxyacetone kinase subunit DhaK encodes MKKLVNDPSDYVDEMLEGMVAAYPDRVRRLDGTKVLVRSDAPVDGKVGVVSGGGSGHEPTHAGYIGDGMLDGAAAGEVFTSPTADELNEMVRACDAGEGVLCVVKNYEGDVMNFDTAAEMAEMEDVEVAQVVVNDDVAVEDSLYTSGRRGVCGTILVHKAVGAKAADGGSLEEVQAVGEKVIDNVRTMGMALTSCITPEKGEETFDLGEDEIELGIGIHGEPGTERTEMMTADEVAEHLTENVLADLDPDDGDDVVSIVNGMGGTPLSELFIVNRKVQEILDDRGLETWDAWVGDYMTSLDMMGCSVTVCRVDDELKELLGAAVDTPALKR; translated from the coding sequence ATGAAGAAACTGGTAAACGACCCATCGGACTACGTGGACGAGATGCTGGAGGGAATGGTGGCGGCGTATCCCGACAGAGTCCGTCGACTCGACGGCACCAAGGTTCTCGTTCGGTCGGATGCGCCGGTCGACGGCAAGGTGGGCGTCGTCTCCGGAGGCGGGAGCGGACACGAACCGACACACGCCGGCTACATCGGCGACGGGATGCTGGACGGCGCGGCGGCGGGCGAGGTGTTCACCTCACCGACGGCCGACGAACTGAACGAGATGGTACGGGCCTGCGACGCCGGCGAGGGGGTCCTCTGCGTCGTGAAGAACTACGAGGGCGACGTGATGAACTTCGACACGGCCGCCGAGATGGCCGAGATGGAGGACGTCGAGGTGGCGCAGGTGGTCGTCAACGACGACGTGGCCGTCGAGGACTCGCTGTACACCTCGGGCCGCCGCGGCGTCTGCGGCACCATCCTCGTCCACAAGGCCGTCGGCGCGAAGGCGGCCGACGGCGGGTCGCTGGAGGAGGTGCAGGCGGTCGGCGAGAAGGTCATCGACAACGTGCGGACGATGGGGATGGCGCTCACCTCCTGCATCACGCCCGAGAAGGGCGAGGAGACGTTCGACCTCGGCGAGGACGAGATAGAACTCGGCATCGGCATCCACGGCGAACCCGGAACGGAGCGAACCGAGATGATGACCGCCGACGAGGTGGCCGAACACCTCACCGAGAACGTCCTCGCGGACCTCGACCCCGACGACGGCGACGACGTCGTCTCCATCGTCAACGGCATGGGCGGGACGCCGCTGTCGGAACTGTTCATCGTGAACCGGAAGGTGCAGGAGATACTCGACGACCGCGGCCTGGAGACGTGGGACGCGTGGGTCGGCGACTACATGACCTCGCTGGACATGATGGGCTGCTCCGTCACGGTCTGTCGCGTGGACGACGAACTGAAGGAACTGCTCGGCGCCGCGGTCGACACCCCCGCGCTGAAGCGGTGA
- the ileS gene encoding isoleucine--tRNA ligase, with protein MDDLSDQYTPADLESAVGDYWDEENAYEATKEAHADDPAFFFVDGPPYTSGQMHLGTAWNKTLKDAIVRYKRMTGHRVTDRPGYDMHGLPIEVKVEEELGFETKRDIEEYGMESFIEECKSFAERNREAMDEDFQSIGVWMDWDDPYKTLSPEYMEAAWWAFQQVAERGLVEQGKRSVNYCPRCQTAIAANEVEYDEIESPSIYVKFPLQGREGSLVIWTTTPWTIPANTFVAVDGEMTYQAVRAEKGGESEVLYVAEPCVEDVLKKGRYEDYEVVEELSGDEMVGWEYDHPLADRLTEFADFEGAGEVYTADYVEADRTGLVHSAPGHGQEDFARGQELGLDVFVPVNGRGEFTEQAGDYAGTFVRDANPEIVEDLDADGHLLHSGEHRHRYGHCWRCDTDIIFLATDQWFITVTDVKEELLDNIADSEWHPQWARDNRFRDFVADAPDWNISRQRYWGIPLPIWQSDDGDFLVVGTREELAERADQDVDPEELDLHRPSVDPLTITEDGTTYERVPDVFDVWIDSSVATWGTLDYPSETAAFEELWPADLIVEAHDQTRGWFWSQLGMGTAALGEIPYKEVLMHGFANDENGRKMSKSLGNIVTPEEAIDRAGRDPLRAYLLSHDQQGVDLSFEWDGLDDTQSDLNIFWNVFRFPLPYMELDGYDPSNPDLDAGELTVVDEWVLSRLQTVKAEVAAAWDDYEVSDALNAVIDFVTGDVSRFYVKAIRERMWEEEDSASKRGAYATLATVLNETVRLVAPFTPYVAERMYQHLDGSETTVHALDYPTVDESWRDEELERNMAVLRNVEEAAANARQQGERKLRWPVQRVVVASEDDEVAEAVEALSDLLADRVNARSVEVVETFDELVEYADPQMGVIGPAFGGDAQKVMQAVKGASREAVESGVEVDGEAVELTDEMVEYRAEPPENVYAAEFDATDGTDGGVVYVDTSLTEEIEAEGYARDVIRRIQEMRKRLDLDVEEEIAVSLDVQDDRVADLVNRHDSLVAEEVRATTLDAAGEDADLTEEWDVEGVTIVIGVTRTE; from the coding sequence ATGGACGACCTAAGCGACCAGTACACGCCGGCGGACCTGGAGTCCGCGGTCGGCGACTACTGGGACGAGGAGAACGCCTACGAGGCGACGAAGGAGGCGCACGCGGACGACCCGGCCTTCTTCTTCGTCGACGGGCCGCCGTACACGTCGGGTCAGATGCACCTCGGAACGGCGTGGAACAAGACGCTGAAAGACGCCATCGTCCGCTACAAGCGGATGACCGGCCACCGGGTCACGGACCGGCCGGGCTACGACATGCACGGCCTCCCCATCGAGGTCAAAGTCGAGGAGGAACTCGGCTTCGAGACCAAGCGGGACATCGAGGAGTACGGCATGGAGTCGTTCATCGAGGAGTGCAAGTCGTTCGCCGAACGCAACCGCGAGGCGATGGACGAGGACTTCCAGTCCATCGGCGTCTGGATGGACTGGGACGACCCGTACAAGACGCTCTCGCCCGAGTACATGGAGGCCGCCTGGTGGGCGTTCCAGCAGGTCGCAGAGCGCGGACTCGTCGAACAGGGCAAGCGCTCGGTCAACTACTGCCCGCGGTGTCAGACCGCCATCGCCGCGAACGAAGTCGAGTACGACGAGATAGAGTCCCCGTCCATCTACGTGAAGTTCCCCCTGCAAGGCAGGGAGGGGAGCCTCGTCATCTGGACGACGACGCCGTGGACCATCCCCGCCAACACGTTCGTCGCCGTCGACGGCGAGATGACCTATCAGGCCGTCCGCGCGGAGAAGGGCGGCGAGAGCGAGGTGCTGTACGTCGCCGAACCCTGCGTCGAGGACGTGCTGAAGAAGGGCCGCTACGAGGACTACGAAGTCGTCGAGGAACTGTCCGGCGACGAGATGGTCGGCTGGGAGTACGACCACCCACTCGCGGACCGCCTGACCGAGTTCGCCGACTTCGAGGGCGCCGGCGAGGTGTACACCGCCGACTACGTCGAGGCCGACCGGACCGGACTGGTCCACTCCGCGCCCGGCCACGGGCAGGAGGACTTCGCCCGCGGGCAGGAACTCGGACTCGACGTGTTCGTCCCCGTGAACGGTCGCGGCGAGTTCACAGAGCAGGCCGGCGACTACGCCGGGACGTTCGTCCGCGACGCCAACCCCGAGATAGTCGAGGACCTCGACGCCGACGGCCACCTCCTGCACTCGGGCGAACACCGCCACCGCTACGGGCACTGCTGGCGGTGCGACACGGACATCATCTTCCTCGCCACCGACCAGTGGTTCATCACCGTCACCGACGTGAAGGAGGAACTCCTCGACAACATCGCCGACTCCGAGTGGCACCCGCAGTGGGCGCGCGACAACCGCTTCCGCGACTTCGTCGCCGACGCCCCCGACTGGAACATCTCCCGGCAGCGCTACTGGGGCATTCCGCTGCCCATCTGGCAGTCCGACGACGGCGACTTCCTCGTCGTCGGCACGCGCGAGGAGTTGGCCGAACGCGCCGACCAGGACGTCGACCCCGAGGAACTGGACCTGCACCGCCCCTCGGTGGACCCCCTCACCATCACCGAGGACGGCACCACCTACGAACGCGTCCCGGACGTGTTCGACGTCTGGATAGACTCCTCGGTGGCGACGTGGGGCACGCTCGACTACCCCAGCGAGACGGCCGCGTTCGAGGAACTGTGGCCCGCCGACCTCATCGTGGAGGCGCACGACCAGACCCGCGGGTGGTTCTGGTCACAACTCGGCATGGGAACCGCCGCGCTCGGCGAGATCCCGTACAAGGAGGTCCTCATGCACGGGTTCGCCAACGACGAGAACGGCCGGAAGATGTCGAAGTCGCTGGGCAACATCGTCACGCCGGAGGAGGCCATCGACCGCGCGGGGCGGGACCCCCTGCGCGCGTACCTCCTGAGCCACGACCAACAGGGCGTCGACCTCTCGTTCGAGTGGGACGGCCTCGACGACACCCAGTCGGACCTGAACATCTTCTGGAACGTGTTCAGGTTCCCCCTGCCGTACATGGAACTGGACGGCTACGACCCGTCGAACCCGGACCTCGACGCGGGCGAACTCACCGTCGTGGACGAGTGGGTGCTGTCGCGCCTGCAGACTGTGAAGGCCGAGGTGGCCGCGGCGTGGGACGACTACGAGGTGTCCGACGCGCTCAACGCCGTCATCGACTTCGTGACGGGCGACGTCTCGCGCTTCTACGTGAAGGCCATCCGCGAACGGATGTGGGAGGAGGAGGACTCCGCGTCCAAACGCGGCGCGTACGCGACGCTGGCGACGGTCCTGAACGAGACGGTGCGACTCGTCGCGCCGTTCACGCCGTACGTCGCCGAACGGATGTACCAGCACCTCGACGGGAGCGAGACCACCGTCCACGCCCTCGACTACCCGACGGTGGACGAGTCGTGGCGCGACGAGGAACTCGAACGCAACATGGCGGTCCTGCGGAACGTCGAGGAGGCGGCCGCCAACGCCCGCCAGCAGGGCGAACGTAAGCTTCGATGGCCCGTCCAGCGCGTCGTCGTCGCCAGCGAGGACGACGAGGTGGCCGAGGCCGTCGAGGCGTTGTCCGACCTCCTCGCCGACCGGGTGAACGCCCGGTCCGTCGAGGTGGTCGAGACGTTCGACGAACTCGTCGAGTACGCCGACCCGCAGATGGGCGTCATCGGCCCCGCCTTCGGCGGGGACGCCCAGAAGGTGATGCAGGCGGTGAAGGGAGCCTCCCGCGAGGCGGTCGAATCCGGCGTCGAGGTGGACGGCGAGGCGGTCGAACTCACCGACGAGATGGTCGAGTACCGCGCCGAACCGCCCGAGAACGTCTACGCGGCCGAGTTCGACGCGACCGACGGCACCGACGGCGGCGTCGTCTACGTCGACACCTCTCTCACCGAGGAGATAGAGGCCGAGGGCTACGCCCGCGACGTCATCCGCCGCATCCAGGAGATGCGCAAGCGCCTGGACCTCGACGTCGAGGAGGAGATAGCGGTCAGCCTCGACGTGCAGGACGACCGGGTGGCCGACCTGGTGAATCGGCACGACAGCCTCGTCGCCGAGGAGGTCCGCGCGACCACCCTCGACGCGGCGGGCGAGGACGCCGACCTGACCGAGGAGTGGGACGTCGAGGGCGTCACCATCGTCATCGGCGTCACGCGAACGGAGTAG
- a CDS encoding right-handed parallel beta-helix repeat-containing protein → MDRRSVLKGVGLSGLTVAGLGGTASARPGRGGGPPGTKGCDVVVPDDEPTVQAGVDAASTGDTVCVRGSGGPYVEQVVVDTSLHLRGVDDPTIRAPSSPAAFAVPESGNEWEPVVFAYGGTESGGVVTGSDAVTVTVSGLEIDGDDRQPDDRSVGVLVRNVSGSVSDTTVRNMGVGGKETFGVIAYGDSSVTVRGNEVREYERTGIGANGDSGTHPAPTVDVVGNTVEAGGGVGEAWGPNGIQIGFGADGTVRDNLVADNRYGDSYDSATSAGVLVFASSGVAVRGNDVRNSDIGVASAAAENNRFVRNRVDEAIVGAYLASVNNNKLVNNELRDENSDLGAVGVLNVGENNKLISNTIAGFDTDIQDVGSDSKVHANRP, encoded by the coding sequence GTGGACAGACGAAGCGTTCTCAAAGGCGTCGGGCTGAGTGGGCTGACCGTCGCTGGTCTGGGTGGAACGGCGAGTGCGCGTCCGGGACGCGGTGGTGGGCCGCCGGGAACCAAGGGATGCGATGTCGTCGTCCCTGACGACGAACCGACGGTTCAGGCGGGCGTCGACGCCGCCAGTACCGGCGACACGGTGTGCGTGAGGGGGAGCGGAGGCCCCTACGTCGAACAGGTGGTCGTCGACACGAGTCTCCACCTGCGTGGGGTAGACGACCCGACGATTCGCGCCCCGTCGTCGCCGGCGGCGTTCGCGGTTCCCGAGAGCGGAAACGAGTGGGAACCGGTGGTGTTCGCGTACGGTGGAACCGAGAGCGGTGGTGTGGTGACCGGTTCCGACGCGGTGACCGTCACCGTCTCCGGACTCGAAATCGACGGCGACGACAGGCAACCCGACGACCGTTCCGTCGGCGTGTTGGTCCGGAACGTCTCGGGTAGCGTCTCGGACACCACCGTCCGGAACATGGGTGTCGGGGGTAAGGAGACGTTCGGCGTTATCGCCTACGGCGATTCCAGCGTGACGGTTCGAGGGAACGAGGTGCGCGAGTACGAACGGACGGGCATCGGGGCGAACGGGGACAGTGGTACCCACCCCGCACCGACGGTGGACGTGGTCGGAAACACCGTCGAAGCGGGCGGTGGGGTCGGCGAGGCGTGGGGCCCGAACGGGATTCAAATCGGGTTCGGTGCGGACGGGACGGTTCGGGACAACCTCGTCGCCGACAACCGGTACGGTGACAGCTACGATTCGGCCACGTCGGCGGGGGTCCTCGTCTTCGCCTCCTCGGGGGTCGCGGTACGCGGGAACGACGTGCGCAACAGCGACATCGGGGTGGCGAGTGCGGCCGCGGAGAACAACCGGTTCGTGCGGAACCGCGTCGACGAGGCGATCGTCGGGGCGTACCTCGCCAGCGTGAACAACAACAAACTCGTGAACAACGAACTCCGTGACGAGAACTCGGACCTGGGTGCGGTCGGCGTCCTGAACGTCGGCGAGAACAACAAGCTGATATCGAACACGATAGCGGGGTTCGACACCGATATCCAAGACGTCGGTTCCGACTCGAAGGTTCACGCGAACCGTCCGTAG
- a CDS encoding bifunctional nuclease family protein, which yields MNHRAEVKGIGVGVDAEGGSVPAVILEVREEFLPIVITSDQAQAIQLALSGEPFERPLTHDLLVDMITEFGGAIDGIRIDDLAEGTFFAKIDAERYDDGEPKKFVFDARPSDAVALAVRVDCPIVVSDEVLDEAGQPPERFDLGEPSDGPDDAEF from the coding sequence ATGAACCACCGGGCAGAGGTGAAAGGAATCGGCGTGGGCGTCGACGCCGAGGGCGGGAGCGTTCCGGCGGTCATCCTCGAAGTCCGCGAGGAGTTCCTCCCCATCGTCATCACCTCCGACCAAGCGCAGGCCATCCAACTCGCCCTCTCCGGCGAACCGTTCGAACGACCGTTGACCCACGACCTGCTGGTGGACATGATAACGGAGTTCGGCGGCGCCATCGACGGCATCCGCATCGACGACTTGGCCGAGGGGACGTTCTTCGCGAAGATAGACGCCGAACGCTACGACGACGGCGAACCGAAGAAGTTCGTCTTCGACGCCCGCCCCAGCGACGCCGTCGCCCTCGCGGTCCGCGTGGACTGCCCCATCGTCGTCTCCGACGAGGTGTTGGACGAGGCCGGCCAACCGCCGGAACGCTTCGACCTCGGGGAACCCTCCGACGGCCCCGACGACGCGGAGTTCTGA
- a CDS encoding ArsR/SmtB family transcription factor, whose product MARLLPSTSSAEGDASPRVIGLDDDAADDLLSALSSATARRILAALHEDPANAAALADAVDTSLQNVQYHLGRLEDAGAVEVVDTVYSEKGREMKVYAPSDRPLVVVAADREGTTGVMSALRRLLGAVGVVAVASLLVQWLVAGFPFVGQTGGATESADATTMEAARVADDAATAAGLPPGLLFFLGGLSVLLVWSVVWYLRRD is encoded by the coding sequence ATGGCACGCCTCCTGCCCTCCACGTCGTCGGCCGAGGGAGACGCCTCCCCCCGCGTCATCGGTCTCGACGACGACGCGGCAGACGACCTGCTGTCGGCCCTCTCCTCGGCGACGGCGCGGCGCATCCTCGCGGCCCTCCACGAGGACCCCGCGAACGCGGCCGCCCTCGCCGACGCCGTCGACACCTCCCTGCAGAACGTCCAGTACCACCTCGGCCGCCTCGAAGACGCCGGCGCCGTCGAGGTGGTCGACACCGTCTACTCCGAGAAGGGTCGCGAGATGAAGGTGTACGCGCCCTCGGACAGACCGCTGGTCGTCGTCGCGGCCGACCGCGAGGGGACGACCGGCGTGATGAGTGCGCTCCGTCGCCTCCTCGGAGCAGTCGGCGTCGTCGCCGTCGCCAGCCTCCTCGTCCAGTGGCTGGTCGCCGGGTTCCCGTTCGTCGGACAGACCGGCGGCGCGACCGAGTCCGCGGACGCGACGACGATGGAGGCCGCGCGCGTCGCCGACGACGCCGCCACCGCCGCGGGTCTGCCGCCCGGACTCCTCTTCTTCCTCGGCGGCCTCTCGGTCCTCCTCGTCTGGTCGGTCGTCTGGTACCTCCGGCGCGACTGA
- a CDS encoding CBS domain-containing protein, whose protein sequence is MSSADRVTVADVMSTPLETIAPDATVMEAARRMREKEINALVVQTSPRAIISSTDVLDAVAEGEDVSTLQVSDVMTTDVETASPDLYMEEVAAMMTTYGIKHLPVVDDDYVGMVSSTDVATFLS, encoded by the coding sequence ATGAGTTCTGCAGACAGAGTCACCGTCGCAGACGTGATGTCGACGCCGCTGGAAACCATCGCTCCGGACGCGACCGTGATGGAGGCCGCGCGGCGGATGCGTGAGAAGGAGATCAACGCGCTCGTCGTTCAGACCTCTCCGCGGGCGATAATCAGCAGCACGGACGTACTCGACGCCGTCGCCGAGGGCGAGGACGTGTCGACGCTGCAGGTGTCGGACGTGATGACGACGGACGTGGAGACGGCGTCGCCGGACCTCTACATGGAGGAGGTGGCCGCGATGATGACCACGTACGGCATCAAACACCTCCCGGTCGTGGACGACGACTACGTGGGGATGGTCTCTTCTACCGACGTCGCCACGTTCCTCTCGTAG
- a CDS encoding glycerate kinase type-2 family protein: MTSISFDADTPTRAHETAIACLRDSVAAVLPDRVVRDAVAVEGDELRVADATYDLGRFDRVLVVGGGKAGDGVADALEAVLGDRIDGGVVVTPAPGRGERIDRLPGAHPVPSEAGVESASRIVELLAETDDRTLVLAVVTGGASAVIPTPADGISLSDLQATTDALLRSGAHIGELNAVRKHLSTLKGGGLARLAAPATVVGLVFSDVVGNDLGVVASGPTAPDDTTFDDALSVLARYDLDVPESVRDRLERGARGAVDETPKSDDPAFDRVTNHVLADAHAALSAARETARDRGYEPTILSSRVRGEAREAAKTHVAVAEEVAATGDPLDAPAVVLTGGECTVTVDGDGEGGPNLEYCLSAARELGTDAVVAAIDSDGEDGGTAVAGAVVDAATVETRSDESEAAAALADNDALPFLRERGRLVQTGPTGTNVNDLRVAVVDAPADDDV; this comes from the coding sequence ATGACCAGTATCTCGTTCGACGCCGACACGCCGACGCGAGCGCACGAGACGGCCATCGCGTGTCTCAGAGACTCCGTCGCGGCCGTCTTACCCGACCGCGTCGTCAGAGACGCCGTCGCCGTCGAGGGCGACGAACTCCGCGTCGCGGACGCGACGTACGACCTCGGGCGGTTCGACCGCGTCCTCGTCGTCGGCGGGGGGAAGGCCGGCGACGGCGTGGCCGACGCCCTCGAAGCGGTCCTCGGCGACCGAATCGACGGCGGCGTCGTGGTCACGCCCGCCCCCGGCCGCGGGGAGCGAATCGACCGCCTGCCGGGCGCACACCCCGTCCCCTCCGAGGCGGGCGTCGAGAGCGCCTCGCGAATCGTGGAACTCCTCGCGGAGACGGACGACCGGACGCTCGTCCTCGCCGTCGTCACCGGGGGAGCCAGCGCGGTGATTCCGACGCCCGCCGACGGAATCTCGCTGTCTGACCTCCAGGCGACGACGGACGCCCTCCTCCGTTCCGGCGCGCACATCGGCGAACTGAACGCGGTCAGAAAGCACCTCTCGACGCTCAAGGGCGGCGGTCTGGCCCGTCTCGCCGCGCCCGCGACGGTGGTCGGACTCGTCTTCAGCGACGTGGTGGGCAACGACCTCGGCGTCGTCGCGTCGGGTCCGACCGCGCCCGACGACACCACCTTCGACGACGCCCTGTCGGTGCTGGCCCGCTACGACCTCGACGTGCCCGAGAGCGTTCGCGACAGGCTCGAACGCGGCGCTCGCGGCGCGGTCGACGAGACGCCGAAGTCGGACGACCCGGCGTTCGACCGGGTGACGAACCACGTCCTCGCCGACGCGCACGCCGCGCTCTCGGCGGCGCGCGAGACCGCGCGGGACCGCGGCTACGAGCCGACGATACTCTCCTCGCGGGTCCGCGGCGAGGCGCGCGAGGCGGCGAAGACGCACGTCGCCGTCGCCGAGGAGGTGGCGGCCACCGGCGACCCCCTCGACGCGCCGGCCGTCGTCCTCACCGGCGGCGAGTGCACGGTCACCGTCGACGGCGACGGCGAGGGCGGGCCGAACCTCGAGTACTGTCTGTCGGCCGCGCGCGAACTCGGGACCGACGCGGTCGTCGCCGCTATCGACAGCGACGGCGAGGACGGCGGGACGGCGGTGGCGGGCGCCGTCGTGGACGCGGCGACGGTCGAGACTCGGTCCGACGAGAGCGAGGCGGCGGCGGCCCTCGCCGACAACGACGCGCTCCCGTTCCTCCGGGAACGGGGCCGTCTGGTACAGACCGGCCCGACGGGCACGAACGTGAACGACCTGCGCGTGGCCGTCGTGGACGCCCCGGCGGACGACGACGTCTGA